A section of the Scomber scombrus chromosome 24, fScoSco1.1, whole genome shotgun sequence genome encodes:
- the bin1b gene encoding myc box-dependent-interacting protein 1b — MAEIGKGVTAGKLAINVQKRLTRAQEKVLQKLGKADETRDVVFEEMVANFNKQTFEGTKLQKDLKSYLVAVKTMHDASRRLQDCLADMYEPDWFGKEEMDALAEDTDTLWLDFHQNLTDKSVTCMDSYLTQFPDIKARIAKRERKMVDFDSARHHFASLQKGKKKDEAKIAKAEEELGRAQKIFEELNVELQDELPSLWDSRVGVYVNTFQGMAGHQEKFHKEMNKLSQNLNDIMTKLEEQRQIKKGGTAAATTGGAAKSEENNHSESASSPPKSAVTNGSDGEVPPGFIYKVKAVHDYAATDGDELELKMGEILLVVAFDNPDEQDDGWLMGVTETHWLEHKDISAKGVFPENFTQKV, encoded by the exons ATGGCCGAGATAGGGAAAGGGGTCACCGCCGGGAAACTGGCCATCAACGTCCAGAAGAGGCTGACCAGAGCGCAGGAGAAG gtttTGCAGAAGCTCGGCAAAGCAGACGAGACCAGAGATGTTGTGTTTGAGGAGATGGTCGCCAACTTCAACAAGCAGACG TTTGAAGGCACCAAACTGCAGAAAGACCTGAAATCTTACCTGGTAGCAGTGAAAA cgaTGCACGATGCGTCGCGGCGGCTGCAGGACTGTCTGGCCGACATGTACGAACCCGATTGGTTCGGTAAAGAAGAGATGGACGCGTTGGCGGAG gacACAGACACTCTGTGGTTAGATTTCCACCAGAACCTGACGGATAAATCTGTGACCTGCATGGACTCGTACCTGACTCAGTTTCCTGACATTAAG GCTCGTATAGCGAAGCGCGAGAGGAAGATGGTCGACTTCGACAGCGCTCGGCATCACTTCGCCTCCttacagaaaggaaagaagaaggacgAGGCCAAGATCgccaag gcggAGGAGGAGCTTGGTCGAGCTCAGAAGATTTTCGAGGAGCTGAACGTTGAGTTACAAGACGAGCTTCCATCACTGTGGGACAG TCGTGTTGGCGTCTATGTTAACACATTCCAGGGCATGGCAGGTCATCAGGAGAAGTTCCACAAAGAAATGAACAAG CTCAGCCAAAACCTGAACGACATCATGACCAAACTGGAAGAGCAGCGGCAGATCAA AAAAGGTGGTACTGCAGCAGCCACGACAGGAGGTGCTGCTAAGAG tGAGGAAAACAACCACAGCGAGTCGGCCAGCTCACCACCAAag AGCGCGGTGACCAATGGCTCCGATGGCGAAGTCCCTCCAGGATTCATCTACAAG GTAAAAGCAGTACACGATTATGCTGCCACTGACGGTGATGAGCTGGAGCTGAAGATGGGAGAAATTTTGCTGGTTGTGGCCTTTGATAACCCAGATGAACAG GATGATGGCTGGCTCATGGGTGTGACTGAGACTCACTGGTTGGAGCATAAAGATATTTCAGCCAAAGGCGTTTTCCCCGAGAACTTTACCCAGAAGGTTTGA